A window of the Vicia villosa cultivar HV-30 ecotype Madison, WI unplaced genomic scaffold, Vvil1.0 ctg.001440F_1_1, whole genome shotgun sequence genome harbors these coding sequences:
- the LOC131635168 gene encoding uncharacterized protein LOC131635168, which yields MAPQWGIKFAVYLITNHFGKIVAKVCENLLNHGALTLDLVIRYTELSPEHAKNALLVLIQHNCAQAFVAGGGDEDGSRVKTQYMVLFDNILHRLRFPKFMEIVSGELDDKCTKIFEGLLRDGRLTMKQMVDRESQGKENSAAAAAVRESLLKLLMARFVERCPLPEARVVEEEIVTKKRGAKGSQTFKAPATKEQRVIEAAVRGDMIRFSLNADIGCNSDGETNPADTSVAENDAKEDLILWRANFEEFVRHLRDKALIENIRTRVDDGAAIVLSAILKATRNKDKEVKIEKSGDLDSVSQILEIYDVNIYVFWTIHI from the exons ATGGCTCCGCAGTGGGGAATCAAGTTCGCCGTCTACCTCATCACCAACCACTTCGGCAAAATCGTCGCT AAAGTTTGCGAAAATCTACTTAACCATGGCGCTCTCACTTTGGACCTGGTTATTCGCTACACGGAACTTTCCCCGGAGCATGCTAAGAACGCATTGCTTGTGTTAATTCAACACAATTGTGCTCAGGCTTTTGTTGCTGGAG GTGGTGATGAAGATGGGTCGAGAGTTAAGACACAATACATGGTGTTGTTTGATAACATACTCCATCGACTGAGATTTCCAAAATTCATGGAGATAGTGTCGGGGGAGCTTGATGACAAA TGTACGAAAATTTTTGAGGGTTTGCTCCGCGATGGTAGACTTACCATGAAACAAATGGTTGACAGAGAAAGTCAAGGAAAAG AAAATTCAGCGGCTGCAGCTGCTGTACGAGAGAGCCTTCTTAAACTTCTGATGGCTCGATTTGTTGAGCGCTGCCCACTCCCTGAGGCTAGGGTAGTTGAAGAAGAAATTGTTACTAAGAAGCGTGGTGCTAAAGGGTCCCAG ACTTTCAAAGCACCAGCAACAAAAGAACAACGTGTTATAGAAGCTGCAGTGCGTGGGGATATGATTAGATTTTCACTCAATGCAGATATAGGATGTAATAGTGATGGAGAAACAAATCCAGCTGATACAAGCGTTGCCGAAAATGATG CAAAAGAGGACTTAATTCTTTGGCGTGCAAATTTTGAGGAGTTCGTACGTCATCTCAGGGACAAG GCACTGATTGAGAATATAAGAACACGGGTGGATGATGGAGCTGCTATTGTCTTAAGTGCAATATTGAAGGCAACAAGAAATAAAGATAAAGAAGTGAAAATAGAAAAATCAGGTGATCTAGATTCCGTTTCACAAATTctggaaatttatgatgttaatATTTATGTCTTTTGGACGATACATATTTAG